Proteins found in one Bacteroidales bacterium WCE2008 genomic segment:
- a CDS encoding DKNYY family protein, with protein sequence MKVAAKSMIAAVFCLFISIASFSQNLESIGGGYAKSSFDVYYEGREIKDASVTSFKYLGYGYAKDAFNVYYHGRVIKDASVTSFTILKDGYAKDAFNTYYCGKKQDPFDSFDHHDDHHHGDHHFDDHHHGDHGGGYYKDAFDVYYNGRKLDDVMASTFKDLGDGYGKDAFNVYYKGDKVADAMASTFEVLGNGVAKDAFNKYYRGRKDDSFHKNPSLKHLGGGYYKDHFDVYYEGRKVKDATVHSFEYLGSGYAKDSFNVYYKGKKIPDATAFGFKVLEKGYAKDSFNTYYRGKKIN encoded by the coding sequence ATGAAAGTAGCAGCCAAGTCCATGATCGCGGCAGTTTTCTGCCTTTTCATATCAATTGCAAGTTTTTCCCAGAATCTCGAGTCGATCGGAGGCGGATATGCGAAATCCTCCTTCGACGTTTATTATGAAGGCCGGGAGATCAAGGATGCCAGTGTAACGTCCTTCAAATATCTCGGCTACGGCTATGCAAAAGACGCATTCAACGTATATTACCATGGCCGTGTGATAAAGGACGCATCCGTAACAAGTTTCACGATCCTGAAGGACGGCTATGCAAAGGACGCGTTCAACACATACTATTGCGGAAAGAAGCAGGATCCGTTCGATTCCTTTGATCATCACGACGACCACCATCACGGCGACCACCATTTCGACGACCACCATCACGGCGATCATGGCGGAGGCTATTACAAGGATGCTTTCGACGTCTATTACAATGGCAGGAAACTGGATGACGTGATGGCAAGTACCTTCAAAGATCTCGGCGACGGCTATGGCAAGGACGCCTTCAATGTGTATTACAAAGGGGACAAAGTCGCGGATGCGATGGCATCGACTTTCGAAGTCCTGGGCAACGGCGTGGCCAAAGACGCGTTCAACAAATACTACAGAGGCAGGAAAGACGATTCTTTCCACAAGAATCCTAGCCTGAAGCACCTTGGCGGAGGCTATTATAAGGACCATTTCGACGTCTACTACGAAGGCCGCAAGGTCAAGGATGCTACTGTCCACTCCTTCGAATACCTCGGCAGCGGATACGCCAAGGACTCCTTCAATGTGTACTACAAAGGAAAGAAAATCCCGGACGCAACCGCGTTCGGCTTCAAGGTGCTCGAGAAAGGATATGCCAAGGATTCCTTCAATACATATTATCGCGGCAAAAAAATAAATTAA
- a CDS encoding Ig-like domain (group 2), translated as MKQTIRLIAVALTALTAFTFISCEKEDNKKEDPPVVDETVAVTGITLDQTTLSLKEGDQATLTATVAPENATDKSISWKSSDENVATVTDGVVKALSGGTATITATANDGSGVSASCAVTVESPLEFALAATQLASLNEPRITPVLIVNGDEDYVVVGGHTTGFGRSTTAERFSNGEWATIEENIYFDISAQVTLKDGRTLVAGGMRSGGGIGQIRSAAIYDPATNTFSSVSDMNVARGMERGALLKDGKVLIAGNWYNDGGQIEIFDPETSVFTLVGQSLGFETSAPFIFPTDDGGAVIVSQYDIHGSKFGEPHVTKYNPGGDENNTLVSKDGLLDGYVVNTGMSAGTDITEWYRKADGNYYFVAKKGDANFLMAFDPAGETFREIAELPSTYYAYSGAAIMDNAHDVLYLTAMQQSGPLYINAFDPDTGEVLYAVQYPYSVVGCMGLRVLPDGDLLSVGGTVDGSNYNASAEVYRIHLVD; from the coding sequence ATGAAACAGACCATCAGACTAATCGCTGTCGCCTTGACAGCCCTCACAGCATTTACCTTTATTTCCTGCGAAAAGGAGGATAATAAGAAGGAAGACCCGCCAGTAGTCGACGAGACTGTAGCCGTAACAGGCATCACTCTTGACCAGACGACACTCTCTCTTAAAGAAGGGGACCAGGCGACCCTTACTGCAACCGTAGCTCCGGAGAATGCAACAGACAAGTCAATCTCCTGGAAGTCATCCGATGAAAACGTGGCGACCGTAACTGACGGAGTCGTAAAGGCCCTTTCCGGCGGAACCGCCACGATCACCGCTACCGCCAACGACGGAAGCGGAGTTTCGGCATCATGTGCAGTCACGGTAGAAAGCCCTCTTGAATTCGCCCTTGCTGCAACCCAGCTTGCCTCTCTAAACGAGCCGAGAATCACCCCAGTCCTTATAGTGAACGGTGATGAGGATTATGTGGTCGTCGGAGGACATACGACAGGCTTCGGCCGTTCGACGACTGCAGAGAGGTTCAGCAATGGCGAATGGGCGACAATCGAGGAGAACATCTATTTCGATATCTCAGCCCAGGTAACCCTAAAGGACGGACGCACTCTCGTCGCCGGCGGTATGCGTTCCGGAGGCGGTATCGGCCAGATCAGGAGCGCGGCTATATATGACCCTGCCACCAACACCTTCTCAAGCGTATCTGACATGAATGTAGCGCGAGGAATGGAAAGAGGCGCATTGCTTAAGGACGGCAAGGTGCTTATCGCCGGAAACTGGTACAACGATGGAGGACAGATAGAGATATTCGATCCGGAAACAAGTGTATTCACCCTCGTCGGGCAATCTTTGGGTTTCGAAACGAGCGCGCCGTTTATCTTCCCAACTGACGACGGCGGAGCCGTGATTGTCTCGCAATACGATATTCATGGATCAAAATTCGGCGAACCTCATGTCACCAAATACAATCCGGGCGGAGATGAGAATAATACCCTTGTCTCAAAAGACGGACTTCTCGACGGGTATGTCGTCAACACCGGCATGAGCGCGGGAACGGATATTACAGAGTGGTACAGGAAGGCTGACGGTAATTATTACTTCGTTGCCAAGAAGGGGGACGCCAATTTCCTCATGGCTTTCGACCCGGCCGGCGAGACCTTCAGGGAAATAGCGGAACTTCCGTCAACATACTACGCATACAGCGGCGCGGCCATCATGGATAATGCCCATGACGTGCTGTACCTGACTGCCATGCAGCAAAGTGGCCCTCTATACATCAATGCTTTCGATCCGGATACGGGCGAGGTCCTGTATGCTGTACAGTATCCTTATTCCGTAGTCGGCTGCATGGGCCTGAGAGTCCTTCCTGACGGAGATCTCCTCTCAGTTGGAGGTACGGTCGACGGAAGCAATTATAATGCTTCGGCGGAGGTATATAGAATACATCTGGTCGATTAG
- a CDS encoding Transglycosylase SLT domain-containing protein: MTMKAFYIGIILGLASYFCQAQTATQYHPVAPSVPDFIEFAGKKIRFDRDDLYERMDRELIAFTYMHSTSILMLKRAERIFAQVEPVLKAQGIPDDLKYLMVIESNLDPKALSRAGAAGLWQMMKATGQRYGLEVNNVVDERYNIRKETVAACKYLREAYAKYGDWMTVAASYNAGQAGISRQLKLQRQKKAMDLLLVEETSRYMFRILAAKYFMENPQLFGFSIEEKQKYPYRKPRKIVETDKPIESLIDFAEKNGTSYARLKEANLWLRDTLLTNKSGKKYEIIIP; the protein is encoded by the coding sequence ATGACAATGAAAGCTTTTTACATCGGAATCATACTTGGTCTGGCCTCCTATTTCTGTCAGGCCCAGACTGCTACACAATACCATCCTGTGGCTCCTTCGGTGCCCGATTTCATCGAGTTCGCAGGGAAAAAGATACGTTTCGACAGGGACGACCTCTACGAAAGGATGGACCGGGAACTGATCGCGTTTACGTACATGCACTCGACGTCAATCCTGATGCTGAAGCGGGCGGAGAGGATTTTCGCCCAGGTCGAGCCTGTACTGAAGGCGCAGGGCATTCCCGATGACTTGAAATATCTTATGGTCATAGAGAGCAATCTCGACCCGAAGGCTCTGTCGCGCGCAGGCGCAGCCGGGCTCTGGCAGATGATGAAGGCCACCGGCCAGAGATATGGACTCGAAGTCAACAATGTCGTGGACGAGAGATATAATATCCGGAAGGAGACAGTCGCGGCCTGCAAGTATCTCAGGGAGGCTTATGCGAAATATGGGGACTGGATGACGGTCGCCGCCAGCTACAATGCCGGTCAGGCCGGGATATCGCGCCAGCTGAAGCTGCAGAGGCAGAAAAAGGCCATGGACCTGCTGCTGGTGGAGGAAACGTCCCGGTATATGTTCCGTATCCTTGCGGCGAAGTATTTCATGGAGAATCCGCAGCTTTTCGGGTTCTCTATAGAAGAAAAACAGAAGTACCCCTACAGGAAACCGAGGAAGATAGTCGAAACCGACAAGCCGATCGAATCCCTTATCGATTTCGCCGAGAAAAATGGCACAAGTTATGCAAGACTGAAAGAGGCGAATCTCTGGCTCAGAGATACGCTGCTGACAAACAAGTCAGGGAAAAAATATGAAATAATTATTCCTTAG
- a CDS encoding molybdate transport system ATP-binding protein has translation MKTIISIRGGMAGRPEWRLSEKADFELNENEHIAIVGPNGGGKTFLAEMITMTHPMYGPVSTYDFSPSEKPLISDNIKYLTFRDSYGTADSEYFLQQRWNADTVDPDMPTIRQLLDKAYEISGPDTAERRAMRDHLYSMFQIEPLLDSQIIKLSSGELRKFQIIKILFYNPRVLVMDNPFLGLDAEARGYLLGILDTLAASGWTRMILVMPDCEQTLPSFITHVIEVKDLVAGKKVPVSEYRPSNTVKSLTMTMKDSILALPSEAPETPEDVVVIKSATVRYGDRKILDGVSWKIRSGEKWALEGRNGSGKSTLLSLICADHPQRYANDIKIFGLGRRASIWDIKRRIGYVSPEMHRAFQDDIPAIMIVASGLQDTLGPVSTIDRQEAAVSRFWLKVFGIGALEDRTFMELSSGEQRLVLLARAFVKDPDLLILDEPLHGLDLSNRERVKEIIRTFCRRPGKTLIMVSHYREDFPECITDWKRLG, from the coding sequence ATGAAAACTATTATTTCCATCCGGGGCGGAATGGCCGGCAGGCCTGAGTGGAGATTGAGCGAAAAGGCAGACTTTGAATTAAATGAGAATGAACATATAGCTATCGTCGGTCCTAACGGCGGAGGCAAGACATTCCTGGCAGAAATGATCACGATGACCCATCCTATGTATGGGCCGGTTTCGACATACGATTTCTCTCCGTCCGAGAAACCGCTTATCAGCGACAATATCAAATACCTGACATTCAGGGACTCGTACGGCACTGCCGATTCCGAGTATTTCCTCCAGCAGAGGTGGAATGCCGATACTGTCGATCCTGACATGCCGACGATCAGGCAGCTTCTGGACAAGGCCTATGAGATCAGCGGCCCTGACACCGCCGAGAGACGGGCCATGCGCGACCATCTCTACAGCATGTTCCAGATAGAGCCGCTCCTTGACTCGCAGATAATCAAACTCTCCAGCGGAGAGCTGCGCAAATTCCAGATTATCAAGATATTGTTCTATAATCCAAGGGTCCTGGTCATGGACAACCCGTTCCTCGGCCTTGATGCCGAAGCCCGGGGCTATCTCCTCGGAATCCTCGACACTCTCGCCGCATCCGGATGGACCAGGATGATTCTGGTCATGCCGGACTGCGAACAGACTCTGCCGTCGTTCATTACCCATGTCATCGAAGTCAAAGACCTCGTCGCCGGCAAGAAGGTCCCGGTATCGGAGTACAGGCCGTCGAATACCGTCAAGTCTCTTACCATGACCATGAAAGACAGCATCCTGGCCCTGCCGTCAGAGGCTCCGGAGACTCCGGAGGATGTCGTCGTAATCAAGTCTGCGACAGTCCGTTATGGAGACAGGAAGATTCTAGACGGAGTCAGCTGGAAGATCCGTTCGGGAGAGAAGTGGGCGCTTGAGGGCCGCAACGGCTCCGGAAAGAGTACTTTGCTTTCGCTGATCTGCGCCGACCATCCGCAGCGCTACGCCAATGACATCAAGATATTCGGACTTGGCCGCAGGGCCAGCATCTGGGACATAAAGCGCCGGATTGGCTACGTCAGCCCGGAGATGCACCGCGCCTTCCAGGATGACATCCCGGCCATAATGATCGTCGCGAGCGGACTCCAGGATACCCTGGGCCCTGTCTCGACAATCGACAGGCAGGAGGCGGCGGTAAGCCGTTTCTGGCTCAAGGTTTTCGGTATCGGAGCCCTCGAGGACCGTACCTTCATGGAGCTTTCGAGCGGAGAGCAGCGTCTGGTGCTGCTTGCCAGGGCTTTCGTAAAGGATCCGGACCTGCTGATTCTTGACGAGCCTCTCCATGGTCTCGACCTGTCCAACAGGGAGCGCGTAAAAGAGATAATCCGGACCTTCTGCAGAAGACCCGGAAAGACTCTTATCATGGTATCGCACTATAGGGAGGACTTCCCTGAGTGCATTACCGATTGGAAACGGCTTGGATAA
- a CDS encoding TonB-dependent Receptor Plug Domain codes for MRNLFRLYLTIILATACLQGLSAQGPTTISGRVTDEKGEPFPFVNIYIEGTVCGTTTEEDGTFSFRYDGTEGILCASMIGYEDFKTRLNPGQNYLIKLQPASSVLNQSVVVGSTFLLRGNSTWDKMEATDLVTGGAFMGNLATTIQSLPGAQASAESGTLRVRGGSDRENQVYIDGMRVLFPYTVSAEGTQKRLRFSPFIFEGINFSSGGYSSEYADALSGVLPMDTKDKSEITKSGINIANTGAGGGGTKAFRNGSVSFNADYIDLGWYGTFFPDNTDWIEPYRNLSTGLQWRAQTSPTGTLKSFTLYDFTHLIQATGDGRRMKIQENNIFSNLTYKDTDIRGWNVFAGAAVSARLRDYSEVLEAGDMYDENEGELHLKLRASKRIARHFRVSFGVEDMVHKYEDRYRFMDIDASSPLDFNYASVNASLVWNPKSNLFIEMSGRGEYRTGSDRFSINPRLAVNYEAGPWKLSAIAGRYTQTPEIKWLLKDKALDDESCMHYVLGAHYSRNRHLFRAEAYYKDYDSMVLLENGLPTMEGNGFAKGLDFYYMGPAAKNLDLTFSYTWGLAGRRSGENPEMRVPDYFTRHNAYAMARYYLSPLRTIIAVTDRFASGRAGVAKPYNSLDLGITFLINPKLLIYTSVTNVTARKNNFGTLDGKKAIVNNDRSIYIGVYITLSGNTAYDVSNF; via the coding sequence ATGCGAAACTTATTCAGACTTTACTTAACAATCATCCTCGCCACTGCCTGTCTCCAGGGTCTGTCCGCCCAGGGTCCAACTACCATATCCGGCCGCGTCACCGATGAAAAAGGCGAGCCGTTCCCTTTCGTCAACATCTATATAGAAGGCACCGTCTGCGGGACAACCACAGAAGAAGACGGAACCTTCTCCTTCCGCTACGACGGGACAGAAGGCATCCTCTGCGCCTCGATGATAGGATACGAAGACTTCAAGACCCGCCTGAACCCCGGGCAGAATTACCTTATAAAACTGCAGCCGGCCTCCTCGGTCCTCAACCAGTCCGTAGTCGTAGGAAGCACCTTCCTCCTCCGCGGCAACAGCACCTGGGACAAAATGGAAGCGACTGACCTCGTAACCGGCGGCGCCTTCATGGGCAACCTCGCCACTACCATCCAGAGTCTTCCGGGAGCCCAGGCCTCAGCCGAAAGCGGCACCCTCAGAGTACGCGGCGGAAGCGACCGCGAAAACCAGGTCTACATCGACGGAATGAGGGTCCTCTTCCCATACACAGTCTCCGCAGAAGGCACCCAGAAACGCCTCCGCTTCTCCCCGTTCATCTTCGAAGGCATCAACTTCTCCTCCGGCGGATACTCCTCCGAATACGCCGACGCCCTCTCCGGCGTCCTCCCCATGGACACGAAAGACAAGAGCGAAATAACCAAATCCGGGATCAACATCGCCAACACCGGAGCCGGCGGCGGTGGCACGAAAGCCTTCCGCAACGGGTCCGTCTCCTTCAACGCCGACTATATCGACCTCGGCTGGTACGGCACCTTCTTCCCGGACAACACCGACTGGATCGAGCCTTACCGCAACCTCTCGACCGGCCTCCAGTGGAGAGCGCAGACAAGCCCGACCGGCACTCTCAAATCCTTCACCCTCTACGACTTCACACACCTTATCCAGGCCACCGGCGACGGCCGCAGAATGAAGATACAGGAGAACAACATCTTCTCCAACCTGACCTACAAGGACACCGACATCCGCGGCTGGAACGTCTTTGCCGGCGCTGCAGTCTCGGCCCGCCTGCGCGACTACTCCGAAGTCCTCGAGGCCGGGGACATGTACGACGAAAACGAAGGCGAGCTGCACCTGAAACTCCGCGCCTCCAAAAGAATCGCCCGCCACTTCCGAGTAAGCTTCGGAGTCGAGGACATGGTCCATAAATACGAAGACCGCTACCGCTTCATGGACATCGACGCCTCCAGCCCGCTCGACTTCAACTACGCCTCCGTCAACGCCTCCCTCGTCTGGAACCCGAAGAGCAATCTGTTCATAGAGATGTCCGGCCGCGGAGAGTACCGCACCGGCAGCGACCGATTCTCGATAAACCCGAGGCTGGCAGTCAATTATGAGGCAGGGCCATGGAAACTCTCGGCAATCGCCGGCCGGTACACCCAGACCCCTGAAATCAAATGGCTGCTCAAGGACAAAGCCCTCGACGACGAGAGCTGCATGCACTACGTCCTCGGAGCGCACTACAGCCGCAACCGCCATCTCTTCCGTGCAGAGGCCTACTACAAAGACTACGATTCGATGGTCCTTCTCGAAAACGGACTTCCGACAATGGAAGGCAACGGCTTCGCCAAAGGATTGGACTTCTACTACATGGGACCGGCAGCAAAGAATCTCGACCTCACATTCAGCTATACCTGGGGCCTGGCCGGACGCAGAAGCGGAGAGAACCCCGAGATGCGCGTACCTGACTATTTCACCCGCCACAACGCCTACGCGATGGCAAGATACTACCTCTCCCCGCTACGCACTATCATCGCCGTGACGGACAGGTTCGCCTCCGGCAGGGCAGGAGTCGCCAAGCCATACAACAGCCTCGATCTCGGAATCACCTTCCTTATCAACCCTAAACTGCTCATATATACCAGCGTCACCAACGTTACCGCAAGAAAGAACAACTTCGGCACCCTTGACGGCAAAAAAGCCATTGTCAACAACGACCGGAGCATCTACATAGGAGTATATATCACCCTCTCAGGCAACACGGCATATGATGTTTCAAATTTCTAA
- a CDS encoding transcriptional regulator, LytTR family — MAKNPLNILKKPVPGPHMQTWKAALISAAIIFLLFEIFRPFGLHAMPSLMRLSFSLYFAAATFVGVFFPGLLYILFFPKNYAGEDNWTLGKEILHNFLILCAISFCIWLATRRYMEPGIRSLVEILGDTVIIGLFPITAIHMIIANMNLKRNLREAEKINALLSSRQPVPEDRSGIAVLQDGTKDSFTLNSSDLLFAKAELNYINIVYLDRGRIESRMIRSTMKQAEAALEAFPAIRRCHRTYLLNVSKITRIDGNSQGYRAVLENCETTVPISRQYLSKLEIRPKN; from the coding sequence ATGGCGAAAAATCCGCTGAATATACTTAAAAAGCCGGTTCCAGGTCCGCATATGCAGACCTGGAAAGCCGCGCTGATTTCAGCGGCGATAATCTTTCTTTTATTCGAAATCTTCCGGCCATTCGGTCTGCATGCCATGCCGTCTCTTATGAGATTAAGCTTCTCACTTTACTTTGCTGCAGCCACCTTCGTCGGAGTCTTTTTCCCCGGACTGCTCTACATACTGTTCTTTCCGAAGAACTACGCAGGAGAAGACAACTGGACCCTTGGCAAAGAAATTCTGCACAACTTTCTTATACTTTGCGCCATATCTTTTTGCATCTGGCTCGCCACCAGGCGATATATGGAACCCGGAATCAGGAGCCTCGTCGAAATCCTGGGAGACACCGTAATAATCGGACTCTTCCCTATCACGGCGATCCATATGATAATCGCCAACATGAACCTTAAAAGGAACCTCCGGGAAGCCGAAAAAATCAACGCCCTCCTCAGCTCGAGACAGCCCGTCCCGGAAGACCGCAGCGGCATCGCCGTACTTCAGGACGGCACAAAAGACAGCTTCACCCTCAACTCCTCCGACCTGCTCTTTGCGAAAGCCGAACTCAACTACATCAACATCGTCTATCTCGACCGCGGCAGGATCGAAAGCCGCATGATCCGCTCGACCATGAAGCAGGCCGAAGCAGCCCTCGAAGCATTCCCCGCAATCAGACGCTGCCACCGCACCTATCTCCTCAACGTCTCGAAAATAACCCGCATCGACGGCAACTCCCAGGGGTACCGCGCAGTCCTCGAAAACTGCGAAACAACCGTCCCAATATCGCGTCAGTACCTCTCAAAGCTTGAAATTCGTCCCAAAAACTGA
- a CDS encoding Nitroreductase, with protein sequence MKTITSLMTILAAACLLSGCGQPASKDTGFDEVVAQRRSVRKYDASKTISREEVKTIVATTQEAPSWANTQSTRYYAVFSEDKLAAIKDMIGPGNKNNVADAPVLVVSTYVKDMAGFFRGQSTNEVGNGWGAYDNGLSNAYFILKAREMGFDTLIMGMRDSEKIAAELEIPENETKTT encoded by the coding sequence ATGAAGACAATAACATCCCTGATGACCATTCTCGCAGCAGCCTGCCTCCTCTCCGGATGCGGGCAGCCGGCGTCTAAAGATACAGGCTTCGACGAAGTCGTAGCCCAGAGAAGAAGCGTCCGGAAATACGATGCATCGAAGACAATCTCCCGCGAAGAAGTCAAGACAATCGTAGCCACCACCCAGGAAGCTCCGTCATGGGCCAACACCCAGTCGACCCGCTACTACGCAGTCTTCTCCGAGGACAAACTCGCGGCAATCAAGGACATGATCGGCCCGGGCAACAAGAACAACGTCGCCGACGCCCCTGTTCTGGTAGTCAGCACCTATGTCAAAGACATGGCCGGATTCTTCCGGGGACAGTCCACCAACGAAGTCGGCAACGGCTGGGGTGCATATGACAACGGCCTGAGCAATGCCTACTTCATACTCAAGGCCCGCGAAATGGGATTCGACACTCTTATCATGGGCATGCGAGACTCCGAGAAGATCGCCGCAGAACTCGAGATTCCGGAAAACGAGACCAAAACCACTTGA
- a CDS encoding Carboxypeptidase regulatory-like domain-containing protein — translation MKKIIAIIAIAIATIATANAKVVKGHVNDRDGYPVEGIRIAVVDEDNNGKRTIIRTDENGYFELRVPDTFDVSVVKDLFSTGVITVRDFKNTRKGLEITIDVAVQLEKAICYAEKK, via the coding sequence ATGAAAAAGATCATCGCCATCATCGCCATCGCAATTGCAACAATCGCAACAGCCAATGCCAAAGTCGTTAAAGGACATGTAAACGACAGAGACGGATATCCTGTAGAAGGAATCAGAATCGCCGTAGTCGACGAAGACAACAACGGGAAAAGGACCATCATCCGCACCGATGAAAACGGCTACTTCGAACTCCGCGTCCCGGACACTTTCGATGTATCGGTCGTAAAGGACCTGTTCTCCACCGGAGTCATAACAGTCCGCGATTTCAAGAACACCAGGAAAGGACTGGAAATCACCATCGACGTAGCAGTCCAGCTCGAAAAAGCAATCTGTTATGCAGAAAAAAAGTAA
- a CDS encoding Outer membrane protein TolC encodes MKRRNPLSLIAVAVLLVFPTLSEAQEMTLSEVLSEARSRSVLALKAKSTFVSDYWAWRSYLASRLPSLSIYGELGNFNRYLNLLQNPETGEMVYVTSYNLQNTIGLGLSQNITATGGTLKLYSDLNRIDEFGDRSGKLWAAQPITLSYSQPLFGYNQFKWAKRISPKEYERAKRRYLESMEEVTLTAAGYYYGVMLAAKVYDASVTNYENTTRMLAAAKERIALGTVTRDQYLQLELRQLNDSVSINENMVSLKKARMQLNSLLGYDETVEVVPVLDEELPDLVMDYDLVYKKCNENSSFVLDNDIDILTAESDIARAKADRGITVQLDARFGLTGSDPVLSKTYSGMLDQEVVGLSFSVPVFDWGLGKGKVKKAEAAAEVVRAQVAQAENDKRISLFTAVGQFNNQQQQCNVSRRAAAIAEERYGLVMEKFMAGTASVTDLNTARAENDDAMSKYINDLSSYWNYYYTLRKLTLYDFIAGRDLDVDFEEMVK; translated from the coding sequence ATGAAAAGAAGGAATCCTCTCTCATTAATAGCTGTCGCCGTTTTACTTGTGTTTCCGACCCTGTCGGAAGCCCAGGAAATGACCTTGTCCGAAGTGCTTTCCGAAGCGAGGTCGCGTTCCGTCCTTGCACTTAAGGCAAAATCCACCTTCGTCAGCGATTATTGGGCCTGGAGATCCTATCTTGCCAGCAGGCTTCCGTCCCTTTCAATCTACGGCGAATTAGGCAACTTCAACAGGTACCTCAATCTTCTCCAGAATCCTGAAACCGGAGAAATGGTCTATGTGACAAGCTACAACCTGCAGAATACCATAGGCCTTGGGCTCTCGCAGAACATCACCGCAACCGGAGGAACTCTCAAGCTGTATTCCGACCTCAACCGAATCGACGAGTTCGGCGACAGGTCCGGAAAATTATGGGCGGCCCAGCCTATAACCCTGTCGTACAGCCAGCCTCTTTTCGGGTACAACCAGTTCAAATGGGCCAAGAGAATCTCCCCGAAAGAGTATGAGAGAGCGAAACGGAGATATCTCGAGTCCATGGAAGAAGTCACCTTGACGGCCGCAGGATACTACTACGGGGTCATGTTGGCCGCGAAGGTCTATGACGCCTCCGTCACCAACTACGAGAACACTACCAGGATGCTCGCCGCCGCCAAGGAGAGGATCGCTCTCGGGACTGTCACCCGCGACCAGTATCTCCAGCTCGAGCTCCGCCAGCTCAACGACAGCGTTTCGATCAACGAGAACATGGTATCGCTGAAGAAAGCCCGGATGCAGCTCAACTCCCTGCTCGGATACGACGAGACAGTCGAAGTCGTGCCGGTCCTGGACGAGGAACTCCCGGACCTGGTCATGGATTATGATCTCGTATACAAGAAATGCAATGAGAATTCGTCCTTCGTCCTGGACAATGATATCGATATCCTGACAGCAGAGTCGGATATCGCCAGAGCGAAGGCGGACCGCGGAATAACGGTGCAATTAGACGCCCGTTTCGGTCTTACGGGGTCCGATCCTGTATTGTCCAAGACATATTCCGGCATGCTCGACCAGGAGGTCGTCGGCCTGAGTTTTTCTGTCCCGGTCTTTGACTGGGGCCTCGGAAAAGGCAAGGTCAAGAAAGCCGAGGCTGCCGCCGAGGTGGTCCGCGCCCAGGTCGCCCAGGCTGAAAACGACAAACGTATCAGCCTTTTCACCGCTGTCGGTCAGTTCAACAATCAGCAGCAGCAATGCAATGTGTCCCGCCGAGCCGCGGCGATCGCCGAGGAAAGGTACGGTCTTGTCATGGAAAAATTCATGGCCGGGACGGCATCCGTGACAGACCTGAACACCGCCCGTGCCGAGAACGACGATGCCATGAGCAAATACATAAATGATCTTAGCTCGTACTGGAATTATTATTATACGCTCCGCAAACTGACGCTCTACGATTTCATCGCAGGACGGGATCTGGATGTGGATTTTGAAGAAATGGTAAAATGA